The following coding sequences lie in one Vespula pensylvanica isolate Volc-1 chromosome 7, ASM1446617v1, whole genome shotgun sequence genomic window:
- the LOC122630358 gene encoding ankyrin repeat domain-containing protein 12 yields MSYEDGMPAGGNGRFRGYPARMSERQQLALLLQMTSQEMVSGGNRSESTGPNNTNTSRSSTLQQQRGSKGRWTNKNGESSVQSSIGRKEDFRVRPVLVNGYDLNAKEAASDIPGANSPNESSTTCTATTTTTTTTTTTTATTATATTTTATTTTTTTTTTTDSPNRSPQIENADVTPVITTIVSTTTTATTTTTTNTTVTSSNEQQEQQQSSSSLYQQHYNHHSQYQHQQQQRTTGSASIAAPHVAEDSGAPCEMRRTPPQNKVDRSGTGQSGSSPRVTLRLNQVRGARDEKKGGTSNSRQGAINAQSQGQMESSSKMPLSGSSAITNVSGSNGSGNASSSADNGDVYEFKSSKEPTPVRGTSSSPNPNPEKDKENGKSLSGQIGQNNGNNTTTTGGSTTTTTDSTAASSTSDDPSTISSSPSTKRAFEGDNADDQDEENRRKKRKDTENVKDGVKSTPTGRQSTGRNATNAGEKCTKSGKQNSNTVSGKNNQNAASNAADRKSPSTASMASSPKPSNTPVGSTTNTKTAATPVLPESDGEDDRSKSSDSGSAPKVPPLKIVIPQSTTSEQEQGNRNGKNTSNRSHQLPYVVASSNSNDSTDKDQNQSASGTTSPTENGSGTKVDDKKDFTGTLHSEERSTHHQRVLRSSHRTGNGNNGSTASKEVSGSNAGNGNYSNSSPLPVATTDRSNNSSPQQRHHSPPPENTNSESNKPASAESSNTGTITKTSTAAEKSEKNTESTGKNQKDTGVENSENNTTAASSAASSTTTSSAPVELHPRKRKMKPNKEAQQAAATAAANEAAEANNTGPEVHPHDQPITNCYQLFLNIRKQIERRRKGLFPVQPKPPQGFKDYLMNRCTYVLAGNANNEPNVNPPVSLQSLMKDLYIEQEKERYRLRMQHVVEKEKLVLSVEQEILRVHGRAARALANQSLPFSVCTILKDEEVYNVITPEQEEKDRNARSRYNGRLFLSWLQDVDDKWEKIKEAMLLRHHNEAESLHAVQKMDWEWKLKEVGLCEFKATPQIEDVHVPMVHVSDDFDLLPA; encoded by the exons ATGAGTTATGAGGACGGAATGCCCGCAGGCGGTAACGGTCGTTTCCGCGGTTACCCTGCGCGGATGTCCGAGCGACAACAACTCGCGCTTCTTCTGCAAATGACCTCACAGGAAATGGTATCGG GTGGAAATCGTTCGGAAAGTACAGGACCGAACAATACGAATACTTCGAGATCGTCGACGTTGCAACAACAGAGAGGTTCCAAAGGTCGATGGACCAATAAAAATGGAGAATCGTCTGTTCAATCGTCGATTGGCCGTAAGGAAGATTTTCGCGTGCGGCCAGTACTCGTGAATGGTTACGATCTTAATGCGAAGGAAGCTGCTAGCG ACATTCCAGGTGCAAACTCGCCCAACGAATCGTCGACGACGTGTACggcaacaacgacgacgacgacgacgacgacgacgacgacggcgacgacagcaacagcaacaacgacaactgcgactacgactacgactacgactacgaccaCTACTGATAGTCCAAATCGTTCTCCCCAAATCGAGAACGCGGACGTAACGCCGGTTATAACGACGATCGTCTCGACGACAACAACagcgacgacgactacgacaacTAATACAACGGTAACGTCATCGAATGAgcaacaagaacaacaacaatctTCGTCGTCGCTTTATCAGCAACACTACAATCATCACTCACAATATCAACACCAACAGCAGCAACGCACGACCGGAAGTGCGTCAATCGCTGCACCGCACGTCGCCGAAGACAGTGGAGCCCCCTGTGAAATGCGGAGGACACCACCACAAAATAAAG TCGATAGATCGGGAACCGGGCAGTCTGGAAGCTCGCCGAGGGTGACGCTCCGGCTCAACCAGGTACGAGGAGCAAGGGATGAGAAAAAAGGGGGTACATCAAACTCCCGTCAGGGTGCTATAAACGCACAG agTCAGGGACAAATGGAATCGTCGTCGAAGATGCCATTAAGTGGTTCATCGGCTATCACAAACGTTTCTGGATCAAATGGATCCGGAAATGCATCATCTTCCGCAGATAACGGTGACGTTTACGAGTTTAAAAGCTCGAAAGAACCTACGCCCGTAAGAGGAACAAGTTCTTCGCCGAATCCTAATCCTGAAAAGGATAAGGAGAACGGCAAATCGTTGTCCGGACAAATAGGTCAAAACAATGGTAATAATACAACGACGACAGGTGGATCGACAACGACTACTACCGATTCCACAGCTGCTTCTTCTACATCCGACGATCCCTCAACGATTTCCTCATCACCGTCGACGAAACGAGCTTTCGAGGGTGACAATGCCGATGATCAAGACGAAGAAAATCGGCGAAAGAAGCGTAAAGATACGGAAAATGTAAAAGACGGTGTTAAGAGTACACCAACTGGAAGACAAAGTACTGGCAGAAATGCCACAAATGCaggagaaaaa TGTACGAAATCTGGAAAGCAAAATTCCAATACTGTATCcggaaaaaataatcaaaacgCAGCGTCTAATGCTGCGGATAGAAAAAGTCCGAGTACAGCTTCGATGGCGAGTAGTCCTAAACCTTCGAATACACCTGTTGGTTCCACAACAAATACGAAAACTGCTGCAACGCCTGTATTACCTGAATCCGACGGTGAAGACGATCGTTCTAAAAGTTCTGATTCGGGTTCGGCTCCTAAAGTTCCACCTTTGAAAATAGTTATACCACAGAGTACTACGTCCGAACAGGAACAGGGTAATAGAAACGGAAAGAATACATCTAATAGAAGTCATCAATTGCCTTACGTCGTTGCTAGTTCTAATAGTAACGATTCGACGGACAAAGATCAAAATCAATCCGCCAGCGGTACAACTAGTCCTACGGAAAATGGAAGTGGGACGAAagtcgatgataaaaaagattttactgGTACTCTACATTCTGAAGAAAGATCGACCCATCATCAAAGAGTTCTTAGAAGTTCGCATAG AACTGGTAATGGTAACAATGGTTCAACAGCATCGAAAGAAGTATCAGGATCTAATGCTGGTAATGGCAACTACTCCAATTCTTCTCCTTTACCTGTAGCTACGACCGATCGATCTAACAATTCTTCGCCGCAACAAAGACATCATTCTCCGCCGCCTGAAAATACTAATTCGGAATCTAATAAACCTGCTTCTGCCGAATCATCGAATACTGGAACTATAACAAAAACGAGTACAGCTGCAGAAAAATCGGAAAAGAATACCGAATCTACAGGAAAAAATCAGAAAGATACAGGAGTAGAAAATTCTGAAAATAATACTACTGCAGCTTCATCTGCCGCTTCTAGTACCACTACTTCTTCTGCTCCTGTCGAACTACAtcctagaaaaagaaagatgaagccTAATAAAGAAGCTCAACAAGCTGCAGCAACAGCTGCAGCTAATGAAGCAGCGGAAGCAAATAATACAGGACCAGAAGTCCATCCGCATGATCAACCTATTACTAATTGTTACcaattattcttaaatattagaaaacag attgaacgaagaagaaaaggccTATTTCCAGTTCAACCAAAACCTCCTCAAGGTTTTAAAGATTATTTGATGAATcgttgtacatatgtattagcTGGAAATGCAAACAACGAACCGAATGTTAATCCACCAGTTAGTTTGCAAAGTCTTATGAAAGATTTGTAtatagaacaagaaaaagagagatatcgaCTTAGGATGCAACACgttgtagagaaagaaaaattagtatTATCTGTGGAACAGGAAATTCTTAGAGTTCATGGCAGAGCAGCCAGAGCTCTTGCCAATCAATCACTTCCTTTTTCAGTTTGCACTATTCTTAAAGACGAAGAAGtttataatgttattactccagagcaagaagaaaaagatagaaatgcACGAAGCAGGTATAATGGGAGATTGTTTTTAAGCTGGCTGCAAGATGTTGATGATAAATGGGAAAAGATAAAG gAAGCAATGTTATTACGACATCATAATGAAGCCGAATCCTTACATGCCGTTCAAAAAATGGACTGGGAgtggaaattaaaagaagttgGACTTTGTGAATTTAAAGCAACACCTCAAATAGAAGATGTTCATGTACCAATGGTACATGTTTCAGATGACTTTGACTTACTACCTGCTTAG
- the LOC122630368 gene encoding transmembrane protein 70 homolog, mitochondrial: MSLILRANLRQKCLIYFGDTKNLRYSYPCVNYNKNYVKRAVHNDHKYSQEKVSEIYHGILKSKVRNLKIFSLGTTACTIAIQPFFITNCSTLDSIIGIVGSIVFTMFSIFITVLLHIITRRYVTYIYYDSERDKYLATTYSLFLRENKIEFTPADVALPKINAMITTCFIKGKPLLFDENYFNDYSHYQKIMGFDKPIDYKLSNPNLDNVTIKKDFSEKTK; the protein is encoded by the exons ATGTCCTTGATATTACGAGCTAATTTAAGACAAAAatgtcttatttattttgGAGATACTAAGAACTTGAGATACAGTTATCCCTGCGTGAACTACAATAAGAATTATGTTAAG AGAGCTGTTCATAATGATCACAAATATTCTCAAGAAAAGGTTTCAGAAATCTATCATGGGATTCTGAAGAGTAAAGTTCGTAAtttgaagatattttctttaggAACAACGGCTTGTACAATTGCAATACaacctttttttattacaaattgtaGTACACTGGACAGTATAATAGGTATTGTAGGATCCATTGTATTTACaatgttttcaatatttataactgtgttattacatataataacaaGGAGATATGtgacatatatttattatgattcTGAAAGAGACAAATACCTTGCTACAACCTACAGCTTATttcttcgtgaaaataaa ATTGAATTTACACCAGCTGATGTCGCACTACCAAAGATTAATGCTATGATTACAACATGCTTTATTAAAGGCAAACCATTACTAtttgatgaaaattattttaatgattacagtcattatcaaaaaataatgggATTTGATAAACCAATAGATTACAAGTTGAGTAATCCTAATTTAGATAATGTAACTatcaaaaaagatttctctgaaaagacaaaataa
- the LOC122630361 gene encoding cell cycle checkpoint protein RAD17: MANKKKNNSWLMSSFDYGTTTTTNKSLTKRTYSQISCDDHTEIVYDIISKKKNTFNISTLLSNCEPKIQSELVISRQKQQEILNWLQNKAHRGKPTVLVISGSSGCGKTVAIKLLARESGFEITEWINPIDQIMDENNRVMRQNDKFEDYMVRATRYNSVLSNCRKRLLLVKDFPNIYYEDKESFHSMLHKYFEFGRDPIVFICTDKEGSSRLLQTLFTPHIREKFDISFISINPVTQTAMKNMLKRVSLILNSTAENLLQIMQQQIDEILSNNIGDARNALLNIIFISLKVPEELLKNECTNRKESLGLLHGIGRVINPKRIEIENSWKFVHNPDEIAEYFQSQTSTFLYFLHENYINTIRFIEESSISADVLSLADILNLEWRDTNLNKLSLSLSIRGIMVANESPVTGWNPVRKPQYDKTIVRNSLDDAESQWYKSLIVKDKNIMIKSDADTEEISD, from the exons ATGGCTAATAAAAAG AAAAATAATAGCTGGTTAATGTCATCATTTGATTAtggtactactactacaactaaCAAATCTTTAACTAAGAGGACTTATTCTCAAATATCTTGTGATGATCATACAGAAAttgtttatgatattatttcaaagaagaaaaatacttttaatatatcaacattattatcaaattgtGAGCCAAAAATACAATCTGAATTGGTTATTAGTAGGCAAAAGCAACAAGAAATTTTAAACTGGCTTCAAAACAAAGCGCATAGAGGAAAGCCAACTGTATTAGTTATTTCTGGTTCATCAGGTTGTGGAAAAACTGTtgctataaaattattagctAGGGAAAGTGGTTTTGAGATTACAGAATGGATAAATCCTATAGATCAAATAATGGATGAGAACa aTAGGGTAATGAGACAGAATGATAAATTTGAGGACTACATGGTGAGAGCTACTCGATATAATTCTGTATTATCCAATTGTCGCAAACGTCTTTTATTAGTTAAGGATTTTCCTAATATATACTATGAGGATAAAGAAAGTTTTCATTCAATGTTACA caAATACTTTGAATTTGGAAGAGATCCTATAGTGTTTATATGTACAGATAAGGAGGGAAGTTCTAGATTACTACAAACTTTATTTACGCCtcatataagagaaaaatttgatatttctttcatcag TATAAATCCTGTTACACAAAcagcaatgaaaaatatgttaaaaaggGTATCACTGATATTAAATTCAACAgcagaaaatttattacaaataatgcAACAACAAATTGATGAGATTTTATCCAATAATATTGGCGATGCCCGCAATGCTTTATtgaatatcatatttatttcacttAAAG TACCAGAAGAATTGTTGAAAAATGAGTGTACTAACCGTAAAGAGAGTCTGGGATTACTGCACGGGATCGGTAGAGTTATTAATCCTAAAA ggatagaaatagaaaattcatgGAAATTTGTTCATAATCCTGATGAAATAgcagaatattttcaatcacAAACATCTACATTTCTGTATTTTcttcatgaaaattatataaatactattaGATTTATAGAAGAATCAAGTATAAGTGCTGATGTCTTAAGCCTAGCAGATATCCTGAATTTAGAATGGCGT GATACAAATCTGAATAAACTTAGTTTATCCTTAAGTATACGTGGTATAATGGTAGCTAATGAATCACCTGTCACTGGATGGAACCCAGTACGGAAACCACAGTATGACAAAACTATTGT ACGAAACTCATTAGACGATGCAGAAAGTCAGTGGTACAAGTCGCTAAttgttaaagataaaaatataatgatcaaGTCTGATGCTGATACGGAAGAAATAAGTGATTGA